DNA sequence from the Streptomyces cinnabarinus genome:
ATCAGTCGCGCAGGCCGGTGAACCGGCCCTGGTGGTACAGCAGGGGGCGCCCCGGGCCCGCGTGATGGCCGCGCAGGACTTCCGCCAGCACGATGCGGTGATCCCCGGCGGGCACGCGCGCGGTGATCCGGCAGATCAGCCAGGCGGGGACGTCGTCGAGGACGGGGACGCCCTCGGGACCCTCGCGCCAGGCGGTGGGCGGTCCGAAGCGGTCGGCGCCGCTGCGGGCGAAGGTGGCCGCCAGTTCCCGCTGGTGCTCGCCGAGCAGATGCACACCGACATACGCCGCCCCGGACAGCGTGGGCCAACAGGAGGAACCGGTGCCGATGCCGAAGGAGAGCATCGGGGGTTCGGCGGAGACCGAGGTGAGCGAGGTGGCGGTGAAGCCGACGGGGCCGTGCTCGCCGCGGGCGGTGATCGCCGCGACTCCGGCCGCGTGCCGCCGGAAGACGGAACGCAGCAGGTCGGACGAGGCGAGCCGGGAGGCGTCGACATCGGGCGTGGCGGTCATGGACACCTGGGGAGGGCGAGCGCGGGGGACATCCCGTCAGACTGACGATAGTTGGCGCGTACAGTCAAGTGCGGGCGGCGATGTGGGAGATGACTCACTGTCGGATCCGCGCCGGTCACACCGCTTCACCGAGGGCCGCGATGACGTCCGCGCGGCGCGGCTGTCCGGTGGCCCGGCGCACCACCCGCCCGTCGGCGTCGAGCACCAGCACGGTGGGCGTCTTGAGGATCCCCAGCTCCCGCACCAGCTCGAGCCGGGCCTCGGCGTCGATCTCGACATGGGCGACCCCGGGCACCATCCCGGCCACCTCGCCCAGGATGCGCCGCGTCGCCCGGCAGGGGGCGCAGAAGGCGCTGGAGAACTGCACGAGCGTGGCCCGCTCGCCGAGTTGCCCGCCCAGTTCCGCCGGCCCCAGCCGCTTGCCCTCGTCCCGCCCGCGCACCCGCACTCTCCCGCTCCGCCGCCGTTGCAGCACTCCGAGGACGCTCGCCGCCGCGAGCACCGCCACGCACACCACCAGTCCGGTCATCGACTGCTGAAGCGTTCATGAGACTGCAAAGATTCCCGCCTTCCGTCAGGTCTTCGCCATGCGGAATGCTTGATTCATGGACATCGACGCAAGGGGTCCGCGCTTCGGGGCCGCCGTGACGACCGCCGTGCTGGCGGTGGTACTGGTCACCGGGAGCGCCTGGCTGCTGGCCTGGCAGACGCTGGCGTTCGCGCTGGGCGCGGCGGGCGGGGTCGCCAAGTCGCCGTACGGATGGCTGTTTCGCGCCGTCGTACGGCCGCGGCTCGGGCCGCCGACCGACTTCGAGGCGCCGGAGCCGCCGCGGTTCGCGCAGGCGGTGGGGCTGCTCTTCGCCGGTCTCGGACTGGTCGGCCTCACCCTCGGGCCGGAGTGGCTGGGTCTCGCGGCCACCGGGGCGGCGCTGGCTGCGGCGTTCCTCAACGCCGCCTTCGGGTACTGCCTCGGCTGCGAGTTGTACCTCCTGGTGCGGCGCGTCACCGTCCGCGCGGAGTAAAGCCGCCGCAAAAGCACGAGGTGGATCAAGGGGGTACGTGACGAGGATCTCGCCGTACACCGGCACCAGGGCTGGCTCCCCGCTCGTTCTTGGGGCACGATCTGCGACATGCCGTAAACCTACGGCTGCGTAACTTTCCCGCCGGGAGCAACCTTCCCGGGCAGAGAAGGAAGGGTCCACCCCGTCCATGGCAGAGCTTGTCTACCGTCCCGTCGTCGGTCTCGCCCTCACGATGTTCAAGGCGTGGGACCTCAAGATCGACTGCAAGGGTTCGGAGAACATCCCGCGCTCGGGCGGTGCCGTGCTGGTGAGCAATCACATCAGCTACCTGGACTTCATCTTCAACGGCCTGGCGGCGCTCCCCCAGAAGCGACTGGTGCGCTTCATGGCGAAGGAGTCGGTGTTCCGGCACAGGATCTC
Encoded proteins:
- a CDS encoding flavin reductase family protein, translating into MTATPDVDASRLASSDLLRSVFRRHAAGVAAITARGEHGPVGFTATSLTSVSAEPPMLSFGIGTGSSCWPTLSGAAYVGVHLLGEHQRELAATFARSGADRFGPPTAWREGPEGVPVLDDVPAWLICRITARVPAGDHRIVLAEVLRGHHAGPGRPLLYHQGRFTGLRD
- a CDS encoding TlpA family protein disulfide reductase, which codes for MTGLVVCVAVLAAASVLGVLQRRRSGRVRVRGRDEGKRLGPAELGGQLGERATLVQFSSAFCAPCRATRRILGEVAGMVPGVAHVEIDAEARLELVRELGILKTPTVLVLDADGRVVRRATGQPRRADVIAALGEAV
- a CDS encoding DUF4395 domain-containing protein, whose translation is MDIDARGPRFGAAVTTAVLAVVLVTGSAWLLAWQTLAFALGAAGGVAKSPYGWLFRAVVRPRLGPPTDFEAPEPPRFAQAVGLLFAGLGLVGLTLGPEWLGLAATGAALAAAFLNAAFGYCLGCELYLLVRRVTVRAE